The Patescibacteria group bacterium DNA window ATTTTGAGGGGTGCTTCTTCAGGTATGATTAGAATCAGAAATCTCGATTTATTATTAAAGCTTATCGTTTATGTCATAACAAAAATTGTCAGAATCAAACATTCAATAATCTACTTATTGAACGAGGAGGGCTCATTTTACGTCTTGAAAGCCATGAGAGCGGCAAGGGGGGTCAGTATTGCTACAAAAGCCATCGACGTGGGTTCTCCTTTGATTTGGCAGCTGAACAAGGATAAAGAGCCGCTAGTGACTGAAGAGTTTATTATAAGGTTGAAAGAGGGATCGCAGAATACCATCTTGTTAAGTTTGGTTGAACAGTTGACTCAGTTGAATGCTGCTTTGATTGTTCCGAGTTTTGTGGAGGATCGCCTTATTGGAATACTTGTTTTGGGTGAGAAGCGTTCGGGAAAGATGTATTCACAGGATGATTTGGCGGTATTTTCTGTTTTGGCCAACCAAGCTGCTCTGGCTATTGAAAATGCGCAGTTCTATGAGGAAATTAGGAAGACGCAGGAGTCACTTTTTCAAGCCGAGAAGATGGCGACAATCGGCACCATGGCAGACGGCCTGTCGCATCAGATTAATAATAGGTTCCATGCTCTTTCTCTGATTGCTGGCGACTCCTTGGACGTTATAAAAACTTATGATTGCTCTCAGTGCAGCGAAGAGATAAAGCAGATATTCAACGATCTTAAGAATTCACTAGAACGTATTCAGGCGAATGTTCTGCAGGGGGGCGAGGTAGTGAAAGGATTGCTTAAATACTCCCGTCCTGGCCAAGGAGGATTTGAAAGAGTTTCTTTTAAGGATGTTTTGGAGGGTGCGGTAGAGATGGTGAGCTATAAGATTAAGCTTAGGGAAATTGACCTCGTTAGAGACATTCCATCAAATCTTCCGTGTCTCAATGCTAATATTGTTCAATTGCAGGAAGTTTTCTTTAATCTAATAGATAATGCCTATGATGCCATAAAAGAACGGCAGATATATTTAAATGAAGAAGGATACCGAGGAAGAATCGAGATTTCAGCTATGTCAGATCAAACCTGCATACATGTGAATGTTCAAGATAATGGCATAGGCATTAAGACTGAAGATGTGAAAAAACTTTACACGCCTTTCTTTACTACAAAGGCAACTTCACGAAAGGGGACGGGTCTTGGTTTATATGTTATTGAAAAAATTATCGCTTCTCACAGTGGTCAGCTTAAAATAGATTCTGTTTATCGGTCTGGGACGTGTTTTACTGTTAGTCTTCCTATCAAGCCTACGCTCGCGGCAGCCTAACTATTACAGAAGTACCCAAACCTAATTCACTTTCAATTCTAATTGTACCATTATGATTTTTGATGATTTGATGACAAATAGCAAGGCCTAACCCCGTTCCTTTATCCTTTGTGCTAAAAAACGGGTTAAAGACATTTTTTAGATTTTCCTTTGATATTCCGCAGCCGTCATCTTTTAAAATTATCTCAATTCTTTTGTCTTCAACAGATTTTGTTGAAATGCAGATTTTTCCACCATTGGGCATCGAATCTATTGCATTGATAATAATGTTAAATAAGACTTGTTTAATCTGTCCGGTATCAATATTTGCAGCTAGATTGTAATCGTCATATTGTTCAACGATCTGTATTTTTTTCTTCAAAAAATTATTGCTCATTAATTCAAGTATTTCTTTGATACTATCACAAATGTTAATGGACCTTAGCAGAGGGGGTTCTGGTTTAGAAAAATCTAAAAGTTGTCGTACGATACGGTTAATCCTGTCGACTTCCTTGGGGACAATTTTAGAAAATTTTTTTAAAAAGTTTTCATCTTTGTATTTTTCCGGTAAAAATTCAGTGAATGTCTTTAGCGCCGTCAAAGGGTTTTTTATCTCATGAGCGACTCCAAGCGCAAGAGAGCTCACAGCCTTGAGCCGCTCGGCACGCTCAATTTCTTGTTTAAGCAATTCATTTTCTTTGGCTAATTCCTTGGTTGTTTTCCCCAGGAAAAGACGGTCGATATAATTTTGAATTTTATCACGTAAAGGATTAAACAAAAGAGCGATAATCACAGCGGATAGTAGACTGAGAAAAAAAGATCTATACCCAAGGATGCCTCTAAATAACCATTCGCTGATGAGGATAACGATTAAATATATACAGGTAAAAATAGTTATCAGACTTGAATAGAGGAGGCCTTTCCGAAGAACTATCTCGAGCCCCATAATCTGGTGTTTAAAAACCGCATAAGTAAAAATCATACAGTAAAGTGATATACCAAAATTGGCTAATGGGTAAAACCAAAAGTTAATAAAATATAAAAAGTTAATCGCTCCGCAAATACACCCAATAGCGAGGGCAATGAATAGTAAGAGTACCTCGGTTTTTTGTTTTTTATCAATATTTCTTATATAAAAAATGATTAAATAGAAATGTGCTAAGATTACGGTGAGAAGCCAAAAAACAAACCAAGCTAGATAGAAGGGGCCCCTTATTGGGAGTAAAAGATAATTATATGAATGGATTAAATTTGTATATACTGCATTTGGTATGAACATCATGATGATGAAAATATAGCCAAAGCAGTAGAAGAAGAGACACGTTTTTAAATTTGGCTTGTTGGTTAAAGTATGAATAAAATGTAATAATGTAAGAGCTATCGAAGTAACAAAAATGTTAGTTATCTTTGCAATCTGCAATGCTGTCCCTAATTCAAGAGTTTTTATGCTTAGAATAGTTGCCCCAATGGCCCATCCAAGGATTGAAACATTCATTGCAAGCCAGGCTCTATGAATAGCATTAAGGGTACCAAATCTGAATACTATAAGGATTACCGATAAGGACGAAAATACAAGAATAAGGCTAGTAGTAGTAAGGAAATTTATTTGCATTGATAGATAGGGAATTGTAATTTAACGATAGTGCCTTTATTTATTTTGCTTTGGACTTCAATTTTTCCATTATGGTTTTTTACAATTTGGTGGGTGATTGCGAGACCAAGGCCAGTGCCGGATTCCTTTTTGCTAAAAAAGGGATCGAAGATATGGGGCAAATCATCTTTCGAAATTCCGCTGCCATTATCTTTTATAGATATTTCCAGAAAGTAATTATCCAATAATTTTATTTCGATGACTATTGTCCCGCCCCGAGGTATAGCTTCCATAGCGTTAAAAATAATATTAAAAAAAACCTGTTTTATCTGTTCGGGATCTGCATGAATGGTATTATTTTCATCTTCGTATATTTCAGATAATTCTATCCTTCGTTTCAAAAACTCGCTGTTTAAAAAGGCTAAGTTTTCTCGGATGATCTGTTGAATATATGTTTGTTGAAATTTTGGAGCTGAAGGCTTGGAAAATCGGAGTAGTTGTTGAATGATATTATTAATGCGTTCTGTTTCAGCTGGAATAAGCCTAGAAAATTTTTTTAAAAAATCTTTATCATCAAGTTTTTCTGGTAGATATTCAGCAAAGGTTTTGATTGTCGTTATTGGATTTTTAATTTCATGAGCGAGTCCCAAAGCCAATGCGCTGGCGGTTTTTAGACGTTCAGAGTGTTCGAGCTTTTGCTTTAGAAGATTGTTTTCGTTGGCTATTTCTTGAGGTGTTTTCCCGAGGAATATTCTATCAACAAATTTTTGTACTCGTTCTCGAATCGGATTAAATAATATTGCAATAATGGTTGAAAAAAATAAACTAACAATTATTGATTTATAACCAAATAAGCCCTTGAATAACCATTCTGTCAAAATTACTAATGATAGATATGTAACTATTAAAAGAGTAATGAGGATTGAATAGAAGAGTCCTCTTTTATATATAATTTGCATTCCAATAAGATGGTGTCTGAAAATGAAATAAGTAACAAGTAGACAATACAGTGTGCATCCAAAGTTACCTATCTGGAAAATAGAAAATCTTAGAGGTATTAAAAAATTCAATGATCCGATAAGAAAAGAGATTAGCAGCGGAATTTGGAAATATTGAATTCCCGAGTTTTTATCGATTAAATAACTATTAATTAAAACTAGATGGGTATATAAGCAAGTGATGAACCAAGCTAAAAACCAATAAAAATATAATGGTCCCATATTTACAAGGATTTTGCCTTGGAATGGGATATCCGCTATTCTAAATACTAAATTTGTAGAGACGATTAGGATGCCGAAAATGAATGCTTGTGCATAGGCAGCTAATGTAAATTTTTTGAGATTTCTTTTCGAAAGATAAAAAGCTATGTGACTAATTGCCGGAGAAGTAAAAGTTACGGCAAAGCAACCTATACGCCAGCAAAAATCAACTAGGTTAATATGAGAAAAAGGAATAATGCTGGATAGGGTGGCAGATGTTCCCCAGATAAAAAGGGCAACATTAAAGAAGAGCCACATTTTATGTACTTTTTCATTTCCAAAAATTAGAAGAACAATTATAAGAAATAAAGATGTTATGCTGAGGGATAGGCTTGAGAAGAAGAACCAGTTTATTGAAGACATGAAATCAGAGGGATTCACTTACTTTGTCGAGGATTTCCTTTGAAGCAAAAGGTTTTGGGATGTAGTCGTCAGCGCCGACAGATATGGCCTCTTGTGCTATTTCGGGACTGGCATAGCCGGTGACGATGATGATTTTGATGTCAGGCCGCACGCGTTTAATCTCACGGGTGACCTCAAGGCCGTTTTGTTTGGGCATTTTAATATCCAGCAGGACGAGTTTGATATCTTTCTGACGCTCGAGTTTTTCAAGGCATTCCTTGCCGCTGCAGCTGAAGACGAGATCATAGTCATTTTCCAGGATGAGTTTTAAAGATTCTCTGATGCCTTCTTCGTCGTCACATATTAAAATTCTTTTTTTAGCTGTCATGTTTCCTCCCATGAAGAAAGTTCATAGCCGATTTGATTATAATGCGACCGGGCTAACAACTGTGATCAGCTTTGCGGTTTTTGAGCCGGCGTTTTTGACAGAGTGAGGGAGGGATGCATCGAAGTAAGTGCTGCCATTTTTTTTAAGCTGATAGGTTTTGTCCCCGATCTTTAATTCTGTTTCCCCCTCAAGGCAAAAGATGAATTTATCCGTTCCTGGAGAGTTTTCTTCTGTTGGCGTGCCTTTCTGCGGCTCTATGATCAAAAGTTGGGGCAACATTT harbors:
- a CDS encoding ATP-binding protein is translated as MDVRLIATRSGIFVATYSLILGTPLLIIYFWQNELVVLFGSSWWIVPFLFSTTLATLGPFLYIYFDSKAENRLLREQKNYQNILRGASSGMIRIRNLDLLLKLIVYVITKIVRIKHSIIYLLNEEGSFYVLKAMRAARGVSIATKAIDVGSPLIWQLNKDKEPLVTEEFIIRLKEGSQNTILLSLVEQLTQLNAALIVPSFVEDRLIGILVLGEKRSGKMYSQDDLAVFSVLANQAALAIENAQFYEEIRKTQESLFQAEKMATIGTMADGLSHQINNRFHALSLIAGDSLDVIKTYDCSQCSEEIKQIFNDLKNSLERIQANVLQGGEVVKGLLKYSRPGQGGFERVSFKDVLEGAVEMVSYKIKLREIDLVRDIPSNLPCLNANIVQLQEVFFNLIDNAYDAIKERQIYLNEEGYRGRIEISAMSDQTCIHVNVQDNGIGIKTEDVKKLYTPFFTTKATSRKGTGLGLYVIEKIIASHSGQLKIDSVYRSGTCFTVSLPIKPTLAAA
- a CDS encoding ATP-binding protein encodes the protein MQINFLTTTSLILVFSSLSVILIVFRFGTLNAIHRAWLAMNVSILGWAIGATILSIKTLELGTALQIAKITNIFVTSIALTLLHFIHTLTNKPNLKTCLFFYCFGYIFIIMMFIPNAVYTNLIHSYNYLLLPIRGPFYLAWFVFWLLTVILAHFYLIIFYIRNIDKKQKTEVLLLFIALAIGCICGAINFLYFINFWFYPLANFGISLYCMIFTYAVFKHQIMGLEIVLRKGLLYSSLITIFTCIYLIVILISEWLFRGILGYRSFFLSLLSAVIIALLFNPLRDKIQNYIDRLFLGKTTKELAKENELLKQEIERAERLKAVSSLALGVAHEIKNPLTALKTFTEFLPEKYKDENFLKKFSKIVPKEVDRINRIVRQLLDFSKPEPPLLRSINICDSIKEILELMSNNFLKKKIQIVEQYDDYNLAANIDTGQIKQVLFNIIINAIDSMPNGGKICISTKSVEDKRIEIILKDDGCGISKENLKNVFNPFFSTKDKGTGLGLAICHQIIKNHNGTIRIESELGLGTSVIVRLPRA
- a CDS encoding ATP-binding protein, which translates into the protein MSSINWFFFSSLSLSITSLFLIIVLLIFGNEKVHKMWLFFNVALFIWGTSATLSSIIPFSHINLVDFCWRIGCFAVTFTSPAISHIAFYLSKRNLKKFTLAAYAQAFIFGILIVSTNLVFRIADIPFQGKILVNMGPLYFYWFLAWFITCLYTHLVLINSYLIDKNSGIQYFQIPLLISFLIGSLNFLIPLRFSIFQIGNFGCTLYCLLVTYFIFRHHLIGMQIIYKRGLFYSILITLLIVTYLSLVILTEWLFKGLFGYKSIIVSLFFSTIIAILFNPIRERVQKFVDRIFLGKTPQEIANENNLLKQKLEHSERLKTASALALGLAHEIKNPITTIKTFAEYLPEKLDDKDFLKKFSRLIPAETERINNIIQQLLRFSKPSAPKFQQTYIQQIIRENLAFLNSEFLKRRIELSEIYEDENNTIHADPEQIKQVFFNIIFNAMEAIPRGGTIVIEIKLLDNYFLEISIKDNGSGISKDDLPHIFDPFFSKKESGTGLGLAITHQIVKNHNGKIEVQSKINKGTIVKLQFPIYQCK
- a CDS encoding response regulator gives rise to the protein MGGNMTAKKRILICDDEEGIRESLKLILENDYDLVFSCSGKECLEKLERQKDIKLVLLDIKMPKQNGLEVTREIKRVRPDIKIIIVTGYASPEIAQEAISVGADDYIPKPFASKEILDKVSESL